The Solanum pennellii chromosome 4, SPENNV200 genomic interval TACATATAATGGTCTCAATCTATCATGTCTTTTCATTACTTAAATTTTTGAGCTTTGGATATTTGTCTTTTATTTCATGCACATGGCCACATAGTTTTGTGTTTTTCTCCATATTAGTTTCGTACCTTAATGTCTTTGAATTGGTCTCTAGCCACAtaacttcttttaaaaaattttctttcgTAATATATATACGTGCTTTTTAACTTGGTTTCAATTGAAATGTATGTTTCTAATATTGAATATGCATAAGTAGACGTATACATCCTATACgattatctaattttttatttataagattgagtaatatatgaataaatattaaacTCGAGTCTGACAGAAAGATAATTTGTaagggtgttttttttttctctcttcttttagttctttgatatattaattttgcCCAATTTCTTGGCGAGTATAAACAAATGTTAgggaaatttctttttttattgattgGATCAAAGTACAAAGGTTTGATTTCGTGTGAGATCATGTAACTCAATCAAGACTTTTTATATACATGATTACATActtcaaaatgaaaatttgtCTTTAATTTGGATACATAACAAATGCCCTCGCCTACATCGGCATTCTCTCGTGGTATTATAAATACATGTGAATCATACCAATCAGATACATACGAATACATGTATCAAATGTATATCTAGTGTGactttctctttgtttttgtgtaTCTGGTaacaaaatacatgtatctaagtgtattttcctcaaaatatgGTAGAAAACTCTTAATTAGTGGTAAGATGcgcaatatttttaaaatataaataataataatatatatagtagTAAAGTATGTCTAATTATGTAGTTTTTCCTACTTTTAAAGAGAGAAAATTATCAACTACCAATTTTggatttaaaatattatagaaatatatttcaaaggatataatatttactttaaaaatatgataaataaaatggCTCATACTTGAAAGATCGATTTTTAGGAAATTTGGCACGTATTATCAATGTGGCCCAATAATTGGCACTAAACAGCCCAATTCCAATTTTGCTCTCAGTAGCCCACTAACATTTCAaatcacataatatatacatatatatatatatatatacatatatatatatatatatacatatatatatatatatatatatatatatatcttttgttaatattaataaactaGTTATCCGAACGATATATTTGAACCAAAACCCCATTTCAATATGGCATTTTGTAGCAAAATTCTTCACCCATTAACAATACATGATTTTTTCACACCTATTATTTCAAAGGAATATTCCttccatatttattattttttttcttatacggtgaattaattatatattatctcactaattaataatttcatattaaatttcaagtcaaaCACATGATACATATTGTTTTACTATCAATAATCAATTAAAACTTAAACGAATTAGATGAATTACATTTTCATGGATTAATTCTACCACCTCCACCTTCTACATATTAGGAAGATCACaaacaaaagaaggaaaaatgcAAGTttcatcaaacaaaaaataattaaagtgtcatataataagagaaaattaaatCACCCCATTAATCATTAGTATAAAGAAATAATACTTCACATATTACAAATAAGAGAAAATCCACAAGATATCACTCCATACATAACAAATGTTCTTACTATACATAGTGGCTATGATTAAATCCAtttttatgaacttgatataaatctgataataaaaacaaaactacatcaatgtttttaaaaaaagttcctgttcaaaataattgagaaattaaatgaattagctataatttgaaattaattaattactttttcttCTTGGCTTGTTGCTCCTTGGCCATTTGTTCAAATAAGCTACCATCATAAACACCcctaattatatcttttttcaGTAATCCATGCTCATCTTtgcaaagaaaatataagatcTTCCACTCTGACAAAGCAGCAACACTGCATAATATAATCACCTTATTAGTATATAAGTTTCTTGCTTAACAtgaagccaaaaaaaaaagggggggggggggNNNNNNNNNNNNNNNNNNNNNNNNNNNNNNNNNNNNNNNNNNNNNNNNNNNNNNNNNNNNNNNNNNNNNNNNNNNNNNNNNNNNNNNNNNNNNNNNNNNNNNNNNNNNNNNNNNNNNNNNNNNNNNNNNNNNNNNNNNNNNNNNNNNNNNNNNaaaaggggggggggggggtctatGAGTTTTCTACTTGAAttatcatcaaatatttatCGAAACCAACATCAAAATATGAGTTGTTTACTTTTCCTACATGAACGAGGGTGATTGTTCAAGTAAAAAGGGTGAACAACTGATAGTTGAGGATTATTTCGATAAACCTTTGATGATATTCATGTAGAAAACTCActtgataatttaaatatgaaattcaaaaaactAAGATACAAATTGTTTAAGAAAAGGCTCATCTATGTCATTATTTATTAACTGAAATTGACATAGATAAGTCAAATTTTTAACAGATGAAATAGATGAACCTTTTCTTTAACGTTTTATGACATATTTGAACCTTTTTccttctaaaaaaaatgaatcttttTTCAAACGAAAATAAAAACGGAAGAAATCTTACTATCCCTTAGAGTCATTTGGTTGCTTGTTTGCCTTAAGCATATCATCCAATTCTTGGGCTGTTAATGCGTTTCCATTTGAACGTGCATGTTTGCTGAATATCTCTTCAAATTTTTCTTGAACAAatcttcaaaatgaaaaaaaaaacaatttttagttctgctttttaatattattaattaaaatgtataatataatGTAGGAGGACTTGTAACTTAATTAGCTACGTTATAATTTCAAATTCTGAACGtaataaatgattttaattcgatatatttaaaaataaaataaaatagagagaCGGATCCATTATTCCGAGGAATGTGTTTACCTTCCTTCATTATCGTAGACCCCACTGTCACTGGTATGTTTGGCAAGTTTGATGTTTTTCACTTCAATAGGAAAGAGTAAAGAAGGCCCTTTTCCCtgtattattattcaatattatacCGGTAAAAAAACGCATTAATTCTGAaatttgtgatcttaaacatattatatagtaatattttgtGTAACATTTAATAAACaatgttattttaaatatttttgtatataatttagaCAGATATATGAGACGTGGAGGTAGTGTGGATCGATACGGTGTGAATCGGAGCTACAGGAGTGGGAGTGGAGTGAAgatgatatgtattgaataaaAATAGACTATGATATAATTAATGTAGAATGACACTCGTGTAatgttttcttagaaaaatatttaattaattttttgaccgatcaaatatgaaaaaatttaaaattcatctGAAGCAAGGGAGAAGCTTTATCTAACATTAGAAAACACAgtaaaattaaacttcaaatgaattaaataatgaCTTGATTGATCAAACACATGCATGCAAGATAAGCTTTTTCTAATGACATGATaagtattttatataatttaattttggcttataatatatatgtgaaCGTAACTTTGGATAATTGTGCACAACTCGGAGATAAAAAGTAGGAGaataaattcatttaaataaaaGAGATCTTGATAGAATCATTTCTCGATTTGTTCGTGTCATTTTTATATTAAgcatctattttttttcttttataagttTGAAATACCATACTTCTATAAAAAGTTGGTTATACTATTGCTCCACTTTGGCAACATTAGGGCCCATTTCTAACCATGCAAACCACTTCTACAAAAACATTTTAGAGAATAATAATACTGTCTCCGTCCATAATTGTTTGACagatatactaaaaatagatgtttaaaattaattgtcaatttaaacaatcaagaaataaatagttatttttttctaatccTACCCTTAATAATTACTCCATTTtgttcaattgaaaagttatgtaGACTTTTGATACTCTTGGTATAGTAGGGTTATATTAGTCAAACTACActttgtattaaattttcctTGAGAAGGTGCATGACCTTACCCTGACAAACAATTGTGGACCGAACGAGTACATGAATAgataaaattagaattttataaggataattttaagttataataattgaatctatatttaatgtgtatatatattaaataaatttaataacatgaatatattatttaaaataaatctattAAATTTGACCAAATCCACAAATATATTACTTACTCAACACTTGTTATGAAGTGCATTTTTTAATCCAAAGAGTAGAGTAAAAGGTAAATTTAGATTTTCGATTTGATGAAGGATTCAACTAACCTTAAGAGTTTCGatacaaattcaaatatattttacgttaaaaataataaattcagaTGAATATGTCGTCATCATCTACGAGCTATTGTCTTTTCCTTTACTTCTTTTCTATTTACACCCNNNNNNNNNNNNNNNNNNNNNNNNNNNNNNNNNNNNNNNNNNNNNNNNNNNNNNNNNNNNNNNNNNNNNNNNNNNNNNNNNNNNNNNNNNNNNNNNNNNNNNNNNNNNNNNNNNNNNNNNNNNNNNNNNNNNNNNNNNNNNNNNNNNNNNNNNNNNNNNNNNNNNNNNNNNNNNNNNNNNNNNNNNNNNNNNNNNNNNNNNNNNNNNNNNNNNNNNNNNNNNNNNNNNNNNNNNNNNNNNNNNNNNNNNNNNNNNNNNNNNNNNNNNNNNNNNNNNNNNNNNNNNNNNNNNNNNNNNNNNNNNNNNNNNNNNNNNNNNNNNNNNNNNNNNNNNNNNNNNNNNNNNNNNNNNNNNNNNNNNNNNNNNNNNNNNNNNNNNNNNNNNNNNNNNNNNNNNNNNNNNNNNNNNNNNNNNNNNNNNNNNNNNNNNNNNNNNNNNNNNNNNNNNNNNNNNNNNNNNNNNNNNNNNNNNNNNNNNNNNNNNNNNNNNNNNNNNNNNNNNNNNNNNNNNNNNNNNNNNNNNNNNNNNNNCCCTCCCCCTCCCCCTCcccaaacaaaaaaagaataaataaaacactTATTCATGCAAAAACTATTTCATGACTTCTATTATACGTCATATTACCTACCTTAGtctttcaatataatatttttaattgtttttatttctgTTACGATTTTCAAAATGAGAAGCACTTATTAAATAATAggaataagaaataataaagcgtttatattcaaatttacgaattatgaaaatactatattaaaaataatctttaatgATAACGATActgacataaataaataaagagagacTTACCGGTCGAGTTTTTCGGCTGAGgccaaaattaatgaaaaaggaggcaaaaatagaaagaaaaatattacttcCAATTTTCCGAAAacctgaaaaataattttaaaaaaattaaaaagtaaaaggtGATATTTCACTTGTTATTAAATGGTACACAATGGGTGCTATAAATTAAAGTGGATGTAAATATTATTAGGATTTACTAAATTCTAGTCCACATATTAcaattgatttttaattatatgaattcaataatacaatttttttttaaaaaggtggACAGGAccacatatatattaaattgaagCAAAAATTTTTGTAGCGTTAAATTAATAGGTTGGGGTGAAttagaaaatatcaaaatcgATTAAGATAATAAAGAACGAGTTATTTACTCACTTAAATGTTACTTGAAAGGAAGTGAATTGGAttagaatgaacaaaaaaaaatggttttaatctgctttatttttatccttttataatcaaaatttgattttatataatttattcgaatacctaataaaaaaaaatccttataTAATAACTATAtgataaatatgttttaaaaatatttaaacaaatttctagtaagttgattttgagttgCATATCAGCCATGTTTAATCTAAGGAGATAAAATAAGCAGATTATTAACCCGCCTAAACCTAAATAATTAGGcgaaatatgattttataaaatgatttgccacctaatggaaaaaaaaagtactcTAATAACACTATAATTCCGtaataataactaattataaaaacCTAAGTATTTTCATTATACCAAACAACTTGAAACTCCAATTTTCCACcacaaatattttcttcaattatttACCACAATTTTTATTGTCATGAAGAAACACACAATTCCTTAGAGGCTAACAAAAAATTGGGACTCTTCTCTCCACTTATTCATGAGTAATGCAAATCATAAAAAAGTAATTCGATCTATATACACAGTATAATTTTCACACAGAGAATATTCAAATAGATTCTTCACTCGatagatatagaaaaaataaaaataccttGATAAGTTTCCCAAGGGTAAATTATTCCATCGTTATTGATATCGAAGAACATAACATGTTTTTGTAGAGGAGTTGGTTCGATCTTCATAACTCCtgcatataaaatataattaaacgAATTATAGCTCATCAAATTAATCGATCtcgaataatatgaaaaatatttttaaaaaaattaaaaaaatttgaataccTTCTTGGTGAATGTTGTTGGAGGAAGCCATATTTAAAAGTTTGgttattttaagaatataataatGAATAGAGAAAAGAAGATATAGAAGAGAGCAATAAGAATATGGAAGGAATAAAGCAAGTATATATAGAAGTTGATGTGTATTATACAACTTGGAGAagtatactatatatatataaaattaattatcactACTTCCTTCCAAAGGACAGATCTAGGATATCGGGTGCGGGtttttagaaatttaataatgtttgggtaaattctatttttgtattaagagatttattttcttcttctaataaGAGTTGATCGTTGTATTATTTAAGGATGTCCAGCAATACTtattcattttatgaaattactAGTTCATAATTTATCCTTATCATTAATTAAAGTTATTtctctattatatttttcagaacattatatttattatattcaaatggtgatatagaaaaattacctctttaatgaaaattttgaaattctattaattaataaaatatataacaagAATATGAGTGTTTTACCTATTTGTTAGTGTGGATGCGTAGCATGACAGTATCCGTATTATTGAAATGGTTCGTTAGTAGAGATGATTCAACTAATATATTTACGTGAATactaattaatcataattaatttaataaatttcaaatttcgaATTTCAAATGATTGATCAAAACTAACAGGTGGCAAACAAACAGAAGCTACAATAATGGGTCACACATTCTATACTTATATTTTGGCCTTGTGTTTACCTAATTCAAAATAATGGAGTAAAAAGTAGTTACCTTTAGCTCGATCTTCTTTATTAGTAATTATTAATAAAGCACAAGGAAAAAATCATTCTTATAAAACTGTTGCTAAATAAAAAGATCATAAAttcagtaaaaaaaattaataaatttagcTCAAATTCTATGTATATAAGAATTCGCTTAATATATACTAATAGTTTTATCAAGCATCCAATTAGTAGCcgtgtttttaaaatattaatatctatAAACTCAAAATTCTAGCTTCGTCTCTGATAATCGAAAAATTTTACAACAAAGTCCTtactaatataatttatatattgacCATTTTCTCTTTGCTGTTCTGGAAATTCTAAAGTAGGACCAGCAATGCAATTACTGTCTTTTCTCTCTTTCACATCTGGAATTTAGAATCtctctttataaaaaaatttaaatttaattttgttttcatcTCTTTATTACCTGTTTCTCcctttattatattaattttttttaaaaaactttactgatatttttttaacattattctataaaatatataacatgtGTTCGATACTTTTGTTTTATATGTGTGTTTCTATGTGTGTGTAgcacttttaaaaataatataaattataaagtatttacattttttatttgtagcATTACATTCTTCTTTATTTCGTAGTACCAGAAATAAAGCGTCCGTGTAAGCATGgattcaatatatattgttttatttattttttaatttatgttacatggataaaattaaaagagactacaagaaattttaaaatttgaaaattggtAAGTTCTTAGACGATAGAATACGATTTTCTATTTGAAAGCTACATATATCTTCTTTATAAAGTGGAAAAATGTACGAGTATTCCATCAATTCATGTccgaaattttagagacacatttatactatattaagctcctattacccctgaatttattttataagtaattttctatcccttttcagTCTACGTGGcattagcttgaaaaaaaaatcaactaacgCTGGATCCAGAAGATAGTGCCACCTagaccgaaaaggggtagaaaattattaataaaataagttcaggggataataagaccttagtatattATAAATGTGTCTCTTAAATTTTGGATATAGATTGAGGGGTACTTGTATATTGTCCGTAGTAATTAATTTGATAGTGTCATGTTGGACCATAGTCATGAGAAATTAGAAGACATACTTGGTAGTGTATATCACATATTTAAATTCAGAAAcggacaaaataaataaaaagaaaagattagGTTATGTTGCTTGTTATATTTTAAGAAGAAATCGATTcaattgatttgatttgatttttaaaaagaaaaagatttatttAAATCGAATCATAAACAAAACTTCACTAACTAACACTAtcgttaaaaataaattgaaaagtgATTTAAACCTCTATGCACAAGTGACCCAAAGATAACTATATAAATTGTTCTTTTGAATTTATCTTACGTACATTGTAGTTACAAGTAATAAATAATACTGTAATCTATTTTTAAACTTATTGTAATAGAtcttttacatttattttcatgGATCTAATTATATATACAGagtgtgtaattttttttttgtagtataTATTCAGTTTGTTGTCGTACgttattttcctcatttttttgttattaatttaacttattgTATAGAtagttatattatttataattactttaaaaaattagtaTAGAAGGTATAATAATTACAAAAGGATAGAAAAGTAGATCAATTGAGTGGATGCTTCTtcaattgtttttattaatcatGGACTCTTCGTTAGCTATCCAAAATATTGTTCCGTCCGTATTAAAATACTtgtcataattattatttctttgataattaaacaatataaactttgatcaatattttaaaatatatatttccatcatactaatatgaaaataattaaaatttatagtacttCCATATAAACTTTTtgatattcaaaattataagttcaatatatcaaattaatctaatattatttcatgttattataaattaattaaattaactttcaaaaagTGAAACGTAACAACTATTTTAATTCGGTAAAAGCACTTGGTTTGAAAACGTGGAAGCAAACGAACCACAAAAGCAACTAAAACTACATTTATTTGACGTGAAAGTTAAAGCAAGCAATAACAAACATTTATTTGCTTTATTAACAAATAAAgaatttatacttttatttattttttctttcttttggctTTAGCTTTACAGAAAACTAATAACTTCTAATAAgcaataacaaagaaaaatattttccctgTGTGTGGGGGATAATCTTAGTTGCTGAGGAGTAAAGACTCTTTTTTCGGTTTTTCATTtcatattcgatattttttTAGAACTCGATTGATTTAAATTCACATCAGAAAGTCATACTTCTGAGACTCTATCAAACGTAGTTTCATACTTGCAGGGATATATCCATGTGCTAAATTTGGAACATGTGAACCCATAGTTTCTTCgtaaaatatagatattttacgtttagaattaatataatattatctaCTGACACTCATATAACAAGAGgctaaatttgaaatttgtttcttattatgatata includes:
- the LOC107015940 gene encoding probable peroxygenase 5 — encoded protein: MASSNNIHQEGVMKIEPTPLQKHVMFFDINNDGIIYPWETYQGFRKIGSNIFLSIFASFFINFGLSRKTRPGKGPSLLFPIEVKNIKLAKHTSDSGVYDNEGRFVQEKFEEIFSKHARSNGNALTAQELDDMLKANKQPNDSKGYVAALSEWKILYFLCKDEHGLLKKDIIRGVYDGSLFEQMAKEQQAKKKKFISSS